A region of Panicum virgatum strain AP13 chromosome 8N, P.virgatum_v5, whole genome shotgun sequence DNA encodes the following proteins:
- the LOC120685124 gene encoding sphinganine C4-monooxygenase 1-like, whose amino-acid sequence MYMALGQSMDKYRLHPRKEEDSKNLVPKRDVVMGVLLQQLVQAAAAVFTLTGDSSSSSTAQDRMRGGSPLSFLKLAQQFAVAMAVLDGWLYAWHRYMHLNQFLYRHVHSWHHRLVVPYAFGAQYNHPAEGLLLDTLGGALAFLASGMSPRASIFFFSLCTVKAVDDHCGLWLPGNVFHLCFWNNTAYHDVHHQLRGSRFNFSQPFFVTWDKVFGTHMPYVLEERPSGGLQARPLMARPAPGNITATKTS is encoded by the exons ATGTATATGGCACTTGGCCAGTCCATGGATAAGTACAGGCTGCATCCCAGGAAGGAAGAGGACAGCAAGAACCTGGTGCCCAAACGCGACGTCGTCATGGGCGTCCTGCTGCAGCAGCTGGTtcaggctgccgccgccgtcttcaCC CTAACGGGAGATAGCAGTAGTTCGTCGACGGCGCAAGATCGCATGAGAGGCGGCTCGCCGTTGTCGTTCCTGAAGCTGGCACAGCAGTTCGCGGTGGCCATGGCCGTGCTGGACGGGTGGCTGTACGCGTGGCACCGGTACATGCACCTGAACCAGTTCCTGTACCGGCACGTCCACTCTTGGCACCACCGCCTCGTCGTGCCCTACGCGTTTGGCGCGCAGTACAACCACCCCGCCGAGGGCCTCCTCCTCGACACgctcggcggcgcgctcgcCTTCCTCGCCTCCGGCATGTCGCCGCGCGcctccatcttcttcttctcgcTCTGCACGGTGAAGGCCGTGGACGACCACTGCGGCCTCTGGCTGCCGGGGAACGTGTTCCACCTCTGCTTCTGGAACAACACGGCGTACCACGACGTGCACCACCAGCTGCGCGGCAGCAGGTTCAACTTCTCACAGCCGTTCTTCGTGACATGGGACAAGGTCTTCGGGACGCACATGCCTTACGTCCTGGAGGAGAGGCCATCTGGTGGCCTCCAAGCACGCCCCCTCATGGCGAGACCCGCCCCCGGCAATATAACGGCGACGaaaactagctag